In Mus musculus strain C57BL/6J chromosome 1, GRCm38.p6 C57BL/6J, a single genomic region encodes these proteins:
- the Gpr45 gene encoding probable G-protein coupled receptor 45 isoform X1, whose amino-acid sequence MACNSTPMGTYEHLLLNVSNTLDPGDTPLSAPLRISLAIMMLLMIVVGFLGNTVVCIIVYQRPAMRSAINLLLATLAFSDIMLSLCCMPFTAITLITVRWHFGDHFCRLSATLYWFFVLEGVAILLIISVDRFLIIVQRQDKLNPRRAKMIIAASWVLSFCISAPSFTGWTFMEVPARAPQCVLGYTEFPAERAYVVTLVVAVFFAPFGVMLCSYLCILNTVRKNAVRVHNQSDSLDLRQLTGAGLRRLRRQQQQASLDLSFKTKAFTTILILFVGFSLCWLPHSVYSLLSAFSRRFYYSASFYTTSTCVLWLSYLKSVFNPIVYCWRIKKFREACIELLPHTFQILPKVPERIQRKIQPSTIYVCNENQSAV is encoded by the coding sequence ATGGCCTGTAACAGCACACCCATGGGGACTTACGAACATCTGCTGCTGAATGTGAGCAACACTTTGGACCCTGGGGACACCCCACTGTCTGCACCGCTCAGGATCTCGCTGGCAATAATGATGCTGCTGATGATCGTGGTAGGATTCCTTGGCAACACGGTGGTCTGCATCATCGTGTACCAGAGGCCAGCCATGCGTTCAGCTATCAACCTGCTGCTGGCCACCTTGGCCTTCTCCGACATCATGCTGTCTTTATGCTGCATGCCATTCACGGCCATCACCCTCATCACTGTTCGCTGGCATTTCGGGGACCACTTTTGTCGGCTTTCAGCTACTCTCTATTGGTTTTTTGTCCTAGAGGGCGTGGCCATCCTGCTCATCATTAGCGTGGACCGGTTTCTCATCATCGTGCAGCGTCAGGACAAGCTGAACCCACGCAGGGCTAAGATGATCATCGCGGCCTCCTGGGTGCTGTCTTTCTGCATCTCTGCGCCCTCCTTCACTGGCTGGACGTTCATGGAGGTGCCTGCTCGAGCCCCACAGTGCGTGCTAGGCTACACTGAGTTCCCAGCTGAACGCGCCTATGTAGTGACACTGGTGGTGGCAGTGTTCTTTGCTCCCTTCGGCGTCATGTTGTGCTCCTATCTGTGCATCCTCAATACGGTGCGGAAGAACGCTGTCCGTGTGCACAACCAGTCGGACAGCCTGGACCTCAGACAGCTGACCGGAGCTGGCCTGAGACGTCTCAgacggcagcagcagcaggccagcctggacctgAGTTTCAAAACCAAGGCCTTCACCACCATCCTCATCCTCTTCGTGGGCTTTTCACTCTGCTGGCTGCCACACTCAGTCTACAGCCTGCTGTCTGCGTTCAGCCGGCGGTTCTATTACAGCGCCTCCTTCTACACCACCAGCACATGCGTCCTGTGGCTCAGTTACCTCAAGTCTGTTTTCAACCCCATCGTCTACTGCTGGAGGATCAAGAAATTCCGCGAGGCCTGCATAGAGTTGCTTCCCCACACTTTCCAAATCCTCCCTAAAGTGCCTGAGCGGATCCAGAGGAAAATCCAGCCAAGCACCATCTATGTGTGCAACGAAAACCAATCCGCTGTCTAG